Proteins encoded in a region of the Devosia sp. RR2S18 genome:
- the fabG gene encoding 3-oxoacyl-[acyl-carrier-protein] reductase, which produces MFDLSGKRALVTGASGGIGREIAKALAAAGATVALSGTRVGALEDTAKEIGKDSPILPCNLSKLDEVDKLVPAAEAALGGLDILVNNAGMTRDNIFMRMKDEEWDEVLAVNLTAAFHLNRAVLRGMMKQRFGRIIGISSVVGVMGNPGQGNYAASKAGLIGMNKALAHEVASRNITVNSIAPGFIASAMTEELNDKQRDSILSTIPAARLGTAQEVAACAVFLASDAAGYVTGHTLNVNGGMAMI; this is translated from the coding sequence ATGTTTGATTTGTCTGGCAAGCGCGCACTGGTCACGGGCGCCAGCGGCGGTATCGGCCGGGAGATCGCCAAGGCCTTGGCAGCGGCAGGGGCAACCGTAGCTCTCAGCGGTACGCGCGTCGGCGCGCTGGAAGATACGGCTAAGGAGATCGGCAAGGACAGCCCAATTCTGCCCTGCAATCTTTCCAAGCTTGATGAGGTCGATAAACTCGTTCCCGCCGCCGAAGCGGCGCTGGGTGGCCTCGACATTCTCGTCAACAATGCCGGCATGACCCGCGACAACATCTTCATGCGCATGAAGGATGAAGAGTGGGACGAGGTCTTGGCCGTCAATCTTACTGCCGCCTTTCACCTCAACCGGGCCGTCTTGCGCGGCATGATGAAGCAGCGCTTTGGCCGCATCATCGGGATCTCGTCGGTAGTCGGAGTGATGGGGAATCCCGGGCAGGGCAACTATGCCGCGTCCAAGGCTGGCCTGATCGGAATGAACAAGGCGCTAGCCCATGAAGTCGCCTCGCGCAACATCACCGTGAACTCGATAGCGCCAGGTTTTATCGCGTCGGCAATGACCGAAGAGCTGAACGACAAACAGCGCGACTCGATCTTGTCGACAATTCCGGCTGCTCGCCTTGGAACCGCCCAAGAAGTTGCCGCCTGTGCGGTTTTCCTCGCCAGTGATGCTGCTGGTTATGTCACTGGCCACACTCTAAACGTCAATGGCGGCATGGCTATGATCTGA
- the rplI gene encoding 50S ribosomal protein L9, giving the protein MKVILLERVGRTGAIGDEVVVKDGFARNFLLPQGKALRATEANRAKFASERANIEQRNEERRRSATGIAEGLNGKAITLIRQAAETGQLYGSVAARDIVEALASDGYTVQRSQVDLTDPIKSVGLHTVALNLHPEVAVSITVNVARSDDEAVRQAAGEDVTITQFEVDEDSDFAAGQADAASDDRFDDAV; this is encoded by the coding sequence ATGAAAGTCATTCTGCTCGAGCGCGTTGGCCGTACCGGCGCCATCGGCGACGAAGTCGTCGTCAAGGACGGTTTCGCCCGCAACTTCCTCCTGCCCCAGGGCAAGGCACTGCGCGCGACCGAAGCCAACCGCGCCAAGTTCGCCTCCGAACGCGCCAACATCGAACAGCGCAACGAAGAGCGTCGCCGCTCGGCTACCGGCATTGCCGAAGGTCTCAACGGCAAGGCGATCACCCTGATCCGCCAGGCCGCTGAAACCGGCCAGCTCTATGGTTCGGTTGCTGCCCGCGATATCGTCGAGGCGCTGGCCTCCGATGGTTACACCGTGCAGCGCAGCCAGGTGGACCTGACCGACCCGATCAAGTCGGTGGGCCTACACACCGTGGCGCTCAACCTGCACCCGGAAGTCGCCGTCTCGATCACTGTCAACGTGGCCCGCTCGGATGACGAAGCCGTGCGCCAGGCCGCAGGTGAAGACGTCACCATCACCCAGTTCGAAGTCGATGAGGACAGCGACTTCGCAGCTGGCCAGGCTGACGCTGCCAGCGACGACCGCTTCGACGACGCAGTCTAA
- the rpsR gene encoding 30S ribosomal protein S18, whose product MAIKDLTTAQARRPFQRRRKTCPFSGEGAPKIDYKDVRLLSRYVSERGKIVPSRITAVSAKKQRELARAIKRARFIGIMPYAVQ is encoded by the coding sequence ATGGCTATTAAAGACCTTACCACCGCCCAGGCCCGCCGTCCGTTCCAGCGCCGCCGCAAGACCTGCCCGTTCTCGGGCGAAGGCGCGCCAAAGATCGACTACAAGGACGTGCGCCTGCTCTCGCGTTACGTTTCGGAGCGCGGCAAGATCGTGCCGAGCCGCATCACTGCTGTTTCGGCTAAGAAGCAACGCGAGCTGGCTCGCGCCATCAAGCGTGCCCGTTTCATCGGCATCATGCCCTACGCCGTTCAGTAA
- the mltG gene encoding endolytic transglycosylase MltG, whose product MIERKGRRQRRRSSNGFVDVVNGALTLLVIGLVVVGGILFYTASQYYGDGPLIEETTFRVEAGNTLTSASQRLEEQGIITNAFIFRQLAQRLEDNTNIKAGEFRIPAGASMADILRELTEGNPIRYAVTIPEGWTAWQVVQRINDNTDLTGEITVMPAEGSILPGSYDYTPGDTRQSVLDSMQAAMTTTLAEVWDSRQPDLPLGSPEEMLTLASIVERETGLGSERPQVAAVFVNRLREGMRLQSDPTIIYGITMGQQTLDRGLRRSEIDAMTPYNTYQIDGLPPTPIANPGIDSLRAVASPDEHDYLYFVAKGATPSEGHVFAETYAEHQQNVARYREIEAEAAARAEEAEAARQLSQEDDPGEVEPVAPAQ is encoded by the coding sequence ATGATCGAACGTAAGGGACGCCGCCAGCGCCGCCGCTCCAGCAACGGCTTCGTTGATGTAGTCAACGGCGCTCTTACGCTCCTGGTCATCGGGCTGGTCGTCGTCGGCGGCATCCTGTTTTACACAGCTTCACAATACTATGGGGACGGTCCCCTCATCGAAGAAACCACCTTCCGAGTGGAGGCGGGGAATACCCTTACCAGTGCTTCCCAACGGCTGGAGGAGCAGGGAATCATCACCAATGCCTTCATCTTCCGTCAGTTGGCGCAACGGTTGGAGGACAACACCAACATCAAGGCGGGAGAGTTCCGCATCCCCGCTGGCGCCAGCATGGCCGACATCCTGCGCGAACTGACAGAAGGCAATCCGATCCGCTATGCCGTGACGATCCCCGAGGGTTGGACCGCCTGGCAGGTAGTGCAGCGTATAAACGATAATACAGACTTGACTGGTGAGATCACAGTCATGCCGGCCGAAGGCTCGATCCTGCCCGGCAGTTATGACTACACGCCGGGAGACACAAGGCAATCTGTGCTCGATTCCATGCAGGCCGCGATGACAACTACTTTGGCGGAGGTCTGGGACTCACGCCAGCCGGACCTGCCGCTCGGGAGCCCGGAAGAAATGCTCACGCTTGCCTCCATCGTCGAACGCGAGACGGGGTTGGGCAGTGAACGCCCGCAGGTGGCAGCTGTCTTTGTGAACCGGCTGCGCGAAGGTATGCGCCTGCAGTCCGATCCCACCATTATTTATGGCATCACCATGGGTCAGCAGACGCTTGATCGCGGGCTGAGGCGCTCTGAAATCGATGCGATGACCCCGTACAATACCTACCAGATCGACGGCCTCCCGCCGACACCTATCGCCAATCCCGGTATTGACTCGCTCCGTGCTGTCGCTAGCCCCGACGAGCACGACTATCTCTACTTTGTCGCTAAAGGTGCTACGCCCAGTGAGGGCCACGTCTTCGCCGAGACCTATGCCGAGCATCAGCAGAACGTCGCGCGCTACCGTGAGATCGAAGCGGAAGCCGCAGCGCGTGCAGAGGAAGCAGAGGCTGCTCGTCAGCTGTCGCAGGAAGATGACCCTGGAGAGGTGGAGCCTGTGGCCCCCGCTCAATAA
- a CDS encoding acyl carrier protein — MSDVADRVRKIVVEHLNVDAEKVTEKASFIDDLGADSLDQVELVMAFEEEFSVEIPDDAAESIQTFGDAVAFLTKATS, encoded by the coding sequence ATGAGCGATGTCGCTGATCGGGTCCGCAAGATCGTTGTGGAACACCTCAATGTGGATGCCGAGAAGGTCACCGAAAAGGCCAGCTTTATCGACGATCTGGGCGCCGACTCGCTCGACCAGGTCGAGCTGGTGATGGCCTTCGAGGAAGAGTTTTCCGTGGAAATCCCGGACGACGCTGCCGAGTCGATCCAGACTTTCGGCGACGCTGTCGCCTTCCTCACCAAAGCCACCAGCTAA
- the rpsF gene encoding 30S ribosomal protein S6, with protein sequence MALYEHIFLARQDVSQQQVEELSAQLTEVLGQGGGKVTKNEYWGLKGLSYRIRKNRKAHYTLMNIEAPAAAVAEMERQMRINEDILRFMTVRVDELEEGPSAMMQKRDRDDRDGRGGDRGGFGGERRPRRF encoded by the coding sequence ATGGCCCTTTACGAACATATTTTCCTGGCGCGCCAGGACGTTTCCCAGCAGCAGGTCGAAGAGCTTTCCGCTCAGCTGACCGAAGTGCTCGGCCAGGGTGGCGGCAAGGTCACCAAGAACGAATATTGGGGGCTCAAGGGCCTCTCCTACCGCATCCGCAAGAACCGCAAGGCGCACTACACGCTGATGAACATCGAAGCTCCGGCTGCAGCCGTCGCCGAGATGGAGCGTCAGATGCGCATCAATGAAGACATTCTGCGCTTCATGACCGTGCGCGTCGATGAGCTTGAAGAAGGCCCGTCTGCGATGATGCAGAAGCGCGATCGCGACGACCGCGATGGCCGTGGTGGCGACCGCGGCGGCTTCGGCGGCGAACGCCGTCCGCGCCGGTTCTAA
- the gmk gene encoding guanylate kinase, protein MEFQRRGVMLVIASPSGAGKSSISRALFGADPNIRLSVSVTTRARRTDEVDGKHYHFIDVATFKRMQADGELLESAEVHGNFYGTPRAQVEELLAAGNDILFDIDYQGTLQLYRNSRSDMVTVFILPPTIKELRARLERRAQDSVGTIEKRLKNARLEMEHYGEYDYVIVNEDLESSTQRIRSILVSARLKRERQMNLESFVKDLQSQIDSL, encoded by the coding sequence ATGGAGTTTCAGCGCCGCGGCGTGATGCTGGTGATCGCGTCCCCTTCGGGTGCCGGTAAGTCCTCGATCTCGCGAGCTCTATTCGGTGCAGACCCGAACATTCGGCTCTCGGTTTCCGTGACAACGCGCGCGCGCCGCACCGATGAGGTGGATGGCAAGCACTACCACTTCATTGATGTGGCGACCTTCAAGCGTATGCAGGCCGACGGCGAGCTGCTGGAATCCGCTGAGGTGCATGGCAATTTCTACGGCACGCCTCGTGCACAGGTGGAAGAACTGCTGGCGGCCGGCAACGATATTCTCTTCGACATAGACTACCAGGGCACGCTGCAGCTCTATCGCAATAGCCGATCCGACATGGTGACGGTGTTCATTCTACCCCCGACCATCAAGGAGTTGCGGGCGCGCCTGGAGCGCCGTGCACAAGACAGCGTCGGCACCATCGAGAAACGATTGAAAAACGCGCGGCTCGAAATGGAGCACTACGGCGAATACGACTACGTCATCGTCAATGAGGACCTCGAGAGCTCGACGCAGCGCATTCGGTCCATCCTCGTTTCGGCTCGCCTCAAGCGTGAGCGGCAGATGAATTTGGAGAGCTTCGTTAAAGACTTGCAGAGCCAAATCGATTCACTCTGA
- the fabF gene encoding beta-ketoacyl-ACP synthase II has product MELRRVVVTGMGLVTPLGCGVEATWANILAGKSGAKRIDDFQVDDIACQIAHRLPLGDYADGKYNPDEWMEAKEQRKVDDFIVYAMAASQQAIEDAGVVPKTQEEQERTGVLIGSGIGGIGGIYDASVTLHEKGPRRISPFFIPGRLINLASGHVSIRFGLKGPNHSVVTACSTGAHAIGDAARLIALGDADVMVAGGAESCVNRLSLAGFAAARALSTGFNDNPEAASRPYDKDRDGFVMGEGAGIVVLEDYERAKARGAKIYGEVIGYGLSGDAYHITAPAPDGDGGYRAMSAAIKRAGISAGEVDYINAHGTSTPLGDEIELGAVTRVLGAAAEKAVMSSTKSAIGHLLGAAGSVEAIFCLLAMRDNIAPPTLNLDNPSVETPINLVPKEAFKKEINVALSNSFGFGGTNATLVMRKVS; this is encoded by the coding sequence ATGGAACTACGCCGCGTTGTCGTCACCGGGATGGGCCTCGTAACGCCCCTCGGCTGCGGAGTTGAAGCCACTTGGGCGAATATCCTCGCCGGAAAGAGTGGCGCCAAACGGATCGACGATTTCCAGGTCGATGATATCGCCTGCCAAATTGCTCATCGCTTGCCGCTCGGCGATTACGCCGACGGCAAGTACAATCCAGATGAGTGGATGGAGGCCAAGGAACAACGCAAGGTCGACGATTTCATCGTTTATGCGATGGCCGCCTCTCAGCAGGCGATTGAAGATGCCGGCGTTGTCCCTAAGACCCAGGAAGAGCAGGAGCGCACCGGCGTTCTGATCGGCTCGGGCATTGGTGGCATCGGCGGCATCTATGATGCCTCTGTAACGCTGCACGAAAAAGGTCCACGCCGGATCAGCCCATTCTTTATTCCGGGGCGCCTGATCAATCTCGCCTCGGGCCATGTTTCCATTCGCTTCGGTCTTAAAGGCCCTAACCACTCAGTGGTGACAGCCTGCTCGACCGGCGCGCACGCCATTGGTGATGCAGCCCGCCTTATTGCCTTGGGTGACGCCGACGTCATGGTCGCTGGCGGCGCCGAGAGCTGCGTGAACCGCCTTTCACTGGCCGGTTTTGCTGCGGCCCGGGCACTCTCCACCGGCTTCAACGACAACCCGGAAGCTGCTTCCCGCCCCTACGACAAGGATCGCGATGGTTTCGTCATGGGCGAGGGAGCCGGTATAGTTGTCCTTGAGGACTATGAACGCGCCAAGGCCCGTGGGGCCAAGATCTACGGTGAAGTGATCGGCTATGGCCTATCCGGCGATGCCTATCACATTACCGCTCCGGCGCCGGATGGCGATGGTGGCTATCGCGCCATGTCGGCCGCAATCAAGCGAGCTGGCATCTCCGCTGGCGAAGTCGACTACATCAATGCGCACGGCACTTCGACCCCTCTGGGCGACGAGATCGAACTGGGCGCCGTGACCCGCGTTCTGGGCGCTGCCGCCGAAAAAGCAGTCATGAGTTCGACCAAGTCGGCCATCGGGCACCTCCTGGGTGCCGCCGGTTCGGTGGAAGCGATCTTCTGCCTCTTGGCGATGCGCGACAACATCGCTCCGCCGACCCTTAATCTCGACAACCCGTCGGTTGAAACGCCCATCAATCTTGTGCCGAAAGAGGCGTTCAAGAAAGAGATCAACGTGGCGCTCTCCAATAGCTTTGGCTTTGGTGGGACCAACGCAACGCTGGTGATGCGCAAGGTCAGCTAG
- the fabD gene encoding ACP S-malonyltransferase, which translates to MTSFAFTFPGQGSQAVGMGKELAETYPEARAVFAEVDEALGQKLSTVMFEGPEDNLRLTENAQPALMAVSVALARVLETRGVRLAEHAAYVAGHSLGEYSALCAAGTFSLIDAARLLKTRGQAMQKAVPVGHGAMAALLGLDLATAREVAAEAGQGEVCEVANDNAPGQIVVSGATAAVERAVELAKGKGAKRALLLPVSAPFHCSLMQPAAESMAAALAEVEMHAPVVPVVSNVLATPISEPAEIRQRLVEQVTGVVRWTESVTWLTKEGGVTNLVELGTGKVLTGLAKRINPDVSAIAIGTPADIDAFVAQVLS; encoded by the coding sequence ATGACCAGCTTTGCTTTCACCTTCCCCGGCCAGGGCAGTCAGGCTGTTGGCATGGGTAAGGAACTGGCTGAAACCTACCCCGAAGCACGCGCCGTCTTTGCAGAAGTGGATGAAGCGTTGGGGCAGAAGCTCTCGACAGTCATGTTTGAGGGTCCTGAAGATAACCTGCGCCTCACCGAAAATGCCCAGCCGGCCCTGATGGCTGTCAGTGTGGCGTTAGCGCGGGTGCTGGAGACGCGGGGCGTCCGGCTGGCCGAGCACGCGGCCTACGTGGCTGGTCACTCGCTCGGCGAGTATTCTGCTCTTTGTGCCGCCGGAACGTTCTCGCTGATCGATGCCGCTAGGCTTTTGAAGACGCGCGGCCAGGCTATGCAGAAAGCCGTTCCGGTCGGTCACGGCGCTATGGCTGCGCTTCTGGGCCTCGATCTCGCCACCGCTCGGGAAGTTGCCGCCGAGGCAGGGCAGGGCGAGGTCTGTGAAGTCGCCAATGACAATGCGCCCGGCCAAATAGTTGTTTCTGGCGCGACCGCCGCAGTGGAGCGCGCTGTGGAACTGGCCAAGGGCAAGGGCGCTAAGCGGGCGCTCCTGCTTCCCGTGAGCGCCCCTTTTCACTGCTCCTTGATGCAGCCTGCTGCCGAATCCATGGCAGCCGCATTGGCTGAGGTCGAGATGCATGCGCCGGTCGTGCCGGTGGTCTCCAACGTCCTTGCGACACCCATTAGCGAACCCGCAGAGATTCGGCAGCGCCTGGTTGAGCAGGTAACTGGGGTAGTGCGCTGGACCGAGAGCGTTACCTGGCTCACCAAAGAGGGTGGTGTCACCAATCTGGTAGAACTCGGCACTGGCAAGGTGTTGACCGGGCTGGCGAAGCGCATCAATCCCGATGTGTCGGCTATAGCTATCGGCACACCAGCCGACATCGACGCATTCGTCGCTCAGGTTCTGTCTTAA